CGGTCACGCTGACGTCTTCATAACCTTGCAATTCGCCAAGAATATCGCGGATCCGGTTGGCGATGGCGGCATCGGCGCTGGCATCATCATTCAGGGTGATGGTGCCGGTGGGCTGATCGGCGGTTTGGGCATGGGTGGCAAAAGGCAAAAGCAGGCAAAGCAGCAGGGCAAGAATACGCATGGCAAATCCATTGGTTTGAATGCCAAAAGGTTAGAGGGGCGTCCGGGGTTTGGCAATTGGGGGCTGTCGCCGCTTCAGACAGGCCCCCCGCGTCAGAACTGTCCCCGCTTCAGCTCAGACATCACATTTAACTAGAATCGCACCGCTGCGCCCGCCGGCCTCGACCGCCTGATGCGCCGCAATGGTCTCTTCCAGCGGATAAATCTGCTCAACCGGGCAGTTTAGCGCACCTGCGGACAATGCGGCATGCAGCTTGCCGATCATGATTTCCCGTTCGGGCAGGGGCAGCAGATAGATCAGCAGAATGTCGATGGTCACTGCCTTGAACAGCAGGGGCAGGAAAGGCAGCGTCGGTTCCATGTTTTTGGCAGAGCCATAGGCGGCAAGGCGGCCATTGGGGGCGATGACGTCGGCGTCCAGCGCGATGTTCAGGCCGAATTCCACCTCAACCACTGTCGGGATCAGCGCACCCTCATTGGCAGCAAGGATTTGTGCGGCGAGATCAGGCGCGTTGTAATCAAGGATGACATCAGCACCGGCCGTCTTCACACGGGCGTTGTCACGGGGGCTGCAGGTGGTGATCACCCGTGCGCCACCCCATTTGGCCAGTTGTACAGCCAGCAGGCCAACCGTGCCGGCCCCGCCTTGAATTAGGATGGTCTGCCCTTTGATGTCGCTGCCGCCGAAAACCGCCAGCGCAGCGGTCAAGCCGGGAATGCCAAGGATTGCGCCGGTTTCAAGGCTGACATCCTCGGGCAGGGGCACCGCCATGGCGGCGGGCAGGGTGATATGGCTGGCGGCAGTGCCGTGAGGGCGTTGCCATTGCCCGTTCCAGATCCAGACCCGCTGGCCGATGCGGGCGGGATCGACACCGGGGCCAACCGCCTCGATCACACCGGACCCGTCACTGTGGGGGATGATCTGTGCAAAGGCGGGCGTTGTCATGCCGGGACGGCCATTGCGGGATTTCACATCCGAAGGGTTCACCCCGGAAAAGGCGAGGGCAACCCGGACTTCACCGTCTTGCGGCGGCGTGTCGTCCAGGGTGCCCGACTGCAGTACATCTTTGGCGGGGCCGAGTTTGGTATAGATGATGGCGCGCATGGGGGGATCCTGTTGAGAAGTGCTGATGCCACCCTGTCGCAAAGCGCGCAGGCATGCAATTGCCCAAGGGCAATTCAGGATTCAAGTAGTGGAATCATGGAATTATAATTAATTAACAGTGTGTTAGGGTGATTTCAGAGGCGCTAGTCGCGCACTTCCCGCGCGCCAACGCCCCAGACCCGTGATTTCGGAGCCCAGCCTTTATAGCCGCCTGAGCGCAGCTCGCACCACTCCAGATCGCAATCGCCCAATCGCGCCACCACACCCAATTCAAGGGCGGCGGCAACCGGTGCGCCCGGATCAGGACGCGCGTGCAGCTGCAGCATATCCTGTTCCACCAACACGGTACGGGTGCCCGACAGCAGCGAGTAATGCACCCAACCGCCCATGCCGTCCCGATCCTCGACACGGCGCCAATGGCCATGCTCTGCGGTGATCAACAATGGCATGTCGCGGCGTTTGAACACCCAGTCGATGCGGTGGGACAGGGAGGGGCCGCGGCGCACATTGCCTTCCGCGGCCTTCATCGAAACATAGCGTGGCAAGGGCAGGTTGGTCACGGCACCAACCTCGCCTGCGGATGCAAGGGAGGGGACCAGCGGGAACGTCAGCAACAGCGCCAGAACGGCGCGCGTCAGCATGGATCGGAACATGGGTGCTGCCTGCACTTTGATTTGTTTGCTCTTTTGCCGCGCGGGGTTCTTGTGCCTTGCGCTTGCATGGGACACCATGGCGATCAGAGCAGTGAACGCCAAGGCCCAGGAGAGAGACATGTCAAAGAAACGTTTGAGTGTTGTAGTCACGCGACGGTTGCCGGATGCGGTAGAGACCCGTCTGTCAGAGTTGTTTGACGTAACATTGCGCGAGGAGGATGTGGCAATGACCCGCGCCGAGCTGACGCAGGCCTTAAAGACCGCGGATGTCCTGGTGCCTACGGTTACTGATGATATTGACGCCGCGATGATTGCGCAGGCCGGTGAGCAGTTGAAGCTGATTGCGAATTACGGCGCAGGGGTGGATCATATTGACGTCGCCACGGCCCGCCAGCGTGGTATTCTGGTCAGCAACACCCCCGGTGTGTTGACCGAAGACACGGCTGACATGACCATGGCACTGATTCTGGGGGTGACGCGGCGCATGTCTGAAGGCATGGCGATGATGCAAAAGGGTGAATGGTCCGGTTGGGCCCCGACAGCATTGCTGGGCGGACGGGTCAGCGGGCGGCGTCTGGGCATCTTAGGCATGGGCCGGATCGGTCAGGCAGTAGCGAAACGCGCGGCGGCCTTTGGCATGCAGGTGCATTATCACAACCGGCGCAGGCTGCATGAAAGCATCGAGAACAGTCTGGAGGCGACCTATTGGGAGAGCCTTGACCAGATGGTGGCGCGGATGGATGTGATCAGTGTGAACTGCCCTCATACGCCAAGCACGTTCCATTTGATGAATGCGCGGCGGTTGAAGCTGATGAAGCCGGAGGCGGTGATTGTGAACACCTCGCGCGGAGAGGTGATTGACGAGAATGCGCTGACCCGGATGCTGCGCGCCGGTGAGATCAAGGGTGCGGGGCTGGATGTCTACGAGCATGGCACAGCGGTTAATCCGCGCCTGCGTGAATTGGAAAATGTGGTGTTGTTGCCGCATATGGGCTCGGCCACCCTGGAAGGGCGGCTTGAGATGGGGGAGAAGGTGATCATCAACATCAAGACTTTTGATGATGGTCACCGGCCACCGGATCAGGTGGTGCCGTCGATGTTGTGAGCGCGGCCGCTGTTGAAAGGGGCGGGCAAGCCCGCATTTGATTTTATGAATTTTCCTCAAGGGGAAAATTTGATGAGGGCGCTGCCCTCATACTCCCGCAGGATATAGGGCCAAAAAGAGAAACAAGGAGACGTACCATGTGGAAAGTTCTGAGTGTTTTATCGGTTGTTCTTGCGAGCGCGGCAGGGGCACAGCAGGCCGCTGATGCGGTGGAGCCTGAATCGGGCGGTGCAGGTGCGTTTGAAGGCTTGCCCGAAGCGGTTGCTGCGGCATTGGCCGCGAAACAGGCCGGTGTGCCGGTTGTGGCAACGGATTGGATGGTGGCCGCGGCCAATCCACATGCGGTAAAGGCCGGTGCGGATGTTCTGGCCGCGGGAGGCACGGCGGCGGATGCTTTGGTCGCGGTGCAGGTTGTCCTGGGGTTGGTAGAGCCGCAGTCCTCAGGGCTTGGCGGCGGGGCGTTTCTGGTTTGGTATGATGCGGCCACGGGGGAGGTGACAACGCTGGACGGGCGCGAAACCGCACCTTTGGCCGTCACGCCACGTCTGTTTCAGGACGAGGCAGGTGAGCCGTTGAAGTTTTTTGATGCGGTTGTGGGCGGGCGTTCGGTCGGGACACCAGGCACGCCGGCGCTATTGGCCGAGGTGCATCAGCGTTGGGGCACGCAGGATTGGGCCACGCTTTTGCAGCCGGGCATTGATATGGCCGAGGACGGATTTACCGTGTCACCCCGATTGGCCAAGCTGGTTGCCGGTGATGCGGAAAGACTGGCAAGCTCCGCTGTGACATCAGCCTATTTTATGCCAGAGGGTGTGGCGATTGCGGCGGGGGATACCTTGACGAATGCAGCCTATGCCGAGACCCTGCGCCGCTTTGCCGCTGAGGGGGCGGGGGCGTTTTACGGTGGGCAGATCGGGCGCGATATTGTGGCAACGGTACAGGGCGCACCGGGCAATCCGGGTGTTCTGGCCGAGGTGGATCTGGCGATTTATCAGGTCAAGGAACGGCCAGCAGTCTGTGCCCCCTATCGTGCTCATGAGGTCTGTGGCATGGGACCGCCGTCTTCTGGTGCGGTGGCCGTGGGACAGATTTTGGGTGCCTTGGAAGGCCATGACCTTAGCGCGGGACCGCAGGATCTGACCGTGCGCCGGTTGATGGGGGATGCGGCGCGCCTGGCCTTTGCGGATCGCGGGCGCTATCTGGCGGATAGTGATTATGTGCCGGTGCCGGTGACAGGGTTGCTGGACCCAGCTTATCTGGCAGAGCGTGCGAAGCTGCTGGACAGCGAGATGGCGCTGGAAGAGGTGAGTGCAGAGGAGCCGGCCTGGGATCATGCGCTGCGCTGGGCGGATGACGAGAGCCTCGAATTGCCCTCGACCTCGCATATTTCCATTGTCGATAAGGCTGGCAATGTGGCCAGCATGACCACGACCATCGAAAACGGTTTCGGCAGTCGCCTGATGGTCGGAGGCTTTCTGTTGAACAATGAGCTGACGGATTTCTCGTTCCGCTCGCATAAAGACGGCGTACCGATTGCCAACCGGATTGAACCGGGCAAACGGCCACGGTCCTCCATGGCACCGACCATTGTGATGCAGGACGGCAAGCCGGTGATGGCTGTAGGTTCGCCCGGCGGATCAAGGATCATCGGCTATGTGGCACAGACCATTGTCGCGGTGATCGACTGGGGCATGGATGTGCAACAGGCGGTCAGCGTGCCCCATGCGGTGAACCGGTTTGGCGCCTATGACCTAGAGGAAGCAACCGCATCGGTGGCGCTGAGCGACGGGTTGATGGAAATGGGATATAAGGTGGGCGCACGGGGTTTGACCAGTGGTCTGCATGTGATTGCGATTGGCGATGGTTTGCAGGGTGGGGCAGATCCGCGCCGCGAAGGGATCGCCTTCGGGCAATAAGGAGAGACGACATGGCGGATGGAGACGCACAGATGCGCAATGACGACGGGATCGCCGCAGCTTTGGGCATCTTGAAACAGCAGTTTGGCGAGCGGTTCCAGACCGGTGAAGCGATGCGTGAACAGCATGGGCATACCACTACATGGATTGAGAACCAGATGCCGGACGGTGTGGTTTTTGCACAATCTACCGCCGAAGTGTCGCAGATCGTAAAGATCTGCGCCGCCCATCATGTGCCGATCATTGCCTTTGGCACGGGCACCTCGCTGGAGGGGCATGTGAATGCGCCGCTTGGCGGGGTTTCCGTTGATGTCAGCCAGATGGACAAGGTCTTGGAGGTCAACACCGGTGATCTGGATTGCCGTGTGCAACCCGGCGTTACCCGTGAGGCGCTGAACACCCATCTGCGCGATCAGGGATTGTTCTTTCCGATTGATCCGGGGGCCAATGCCTCTATCGGTGGAATGACGGCGACGCGGGCGTCGGGCACCAACGCGGTGCGCTATGGCACGATGAAGGACAATGTGATCAACGTTGAGGCCGTGATGGCCGATGGGTCGATCATCCGCACCGCGCGGCGGGCGAAAAAGACTTCTGCCGGCTATGATCTGACGCGGCTGATGGTCGGCTCCGAAGGGACGCTGGGTATCATCACGGAAATCACACTGCGTTTACAGGGCATTCCCGAGGCGATGTCAGCGGCGCGCTGTTCCTTCCCCAGTGTTGAAGCGGCGGCAAAAACCGTGATGGCGGTGATCCAATACGGGGTGCCTGTGGCGCGGATTGAGTTGCTGGACCGCGTGATGGTGGAGGCGGTGAATAGCTATTCCAAGCTGGACCTGCCGGTGTCACCGATGCTGTTGCTGGAATTTCACGGATCGGATGCGGGGGTGGCCGAACAGGCGGAGACCTTTGGCATGTTGGCTGAGGAAGAAGGCGGGACCGGGTACGCTGCCACCAAGACACTGGAGGAGCGCAACAAGCTTTGGCAGGCGCGTCATGATGCCTATTGGGCGATGCTGGCGATCCGGCCCGGCTGTGATGCGGTGGCATCTGATGTTTGCGTGCCTATTTCGCGACTGGCAGAGGCCCTGACACAGGCAGAGGCAAAAGCCGCCGAAATGGGGTTGGTGGCACCCACGGTCAGCCATGCGGGCGATGGCAATTTTCATGCCACGGTGCTGGTGGATATGGGAGATGCCGCAGAGGTCGCAAAGGCCAAAGAGTTTATTTCATGGCTCAATGACATGGCCATCGGGATGGAGGGCACCTGTACCGGCGAACATGGCATCGGGCAGGGCAAGCGGCCCTATCTGCTGCGCGAATTGGGGGCGGAGACGCTGGCCGTGATGGGGATGATCAAGAAAGCTCTGGACCCGGATAACATCATGAATCCGGGTAAGATTTTACCTGAATAGGGTGGTAGGCGCGGGGGCTTCTGCGCCTTTTGATTGACCGGACGATGCCATAGAAACATCAAAATCTTCTGGCTTTCTGCCCTTGAACAAACAGGGGCAGGCCAGATGCGTTTCTTTTTTCTCACCTTCGGGCTGATCATGACAACCGGTTCCGGTGTCGCGGGATATGACTTTGTCAAACAAAGCGCTGCATTTGCGCCGGGGGCTTTGACGCTGGAAAGCTACGCTGCGCATTTACCTGCGCGGCTGACCTCGATGGCAAAGGTCAATGCGGCCAAGGCGTCAAATGTGATCCCACAAATTCGCGAGACTTGGACCGGCAAAAGCTGGTCGGACATGAACCGCGCTGAACAAGTTGCCAATTTCACCGCCGACAGCCCTCAGTTGCGTCAGATGGTGGCCGCAGAGCAGGCAGCAACGCGGCAAGGGTTCTGGGCATCTATCCGCCAAAAATTCAGCGGCAAGGATAAAACGGCAGGCACCCGTCTGAATGACATCAAAGCCCGCACCGCCGCGCGCACTTACAAACCAACGGTGCAGCCCTCGGATCTGTCGGGGATGAGTGCGGCTGATATCTATGCCAACCGTGGTGAGATTTCGCGCAGCTTTTCGGCGATGGCGGCTGAGAATATGAACGCGACGTCCAAGGATTTCTGAGTTGGCAGGCCGCAACCACAGGATACGGGCGATCCCGCGTCAAACGATAAGGACTAAGCGATGATCAAATATGTGACATTGGCACTTGGGGTGACGATGATGGCGGGTTCCGGTCTTGTTGCGATCGCGAATGATACCCCGGGGGCTGCCAGCGACGATCCGGGCCTGAACCTGTTGTTGCGATGGGAAAACCGGGTGGCCCGTACGGCATATGATCAAACCAACAATGCAGACCCGCGCCGCGCTGCCTTGCCGCAAAAAACAGGGCAGGGGGCTTCCAAAAAGCACTATTCAAGCATGACAGGCGAAGAAGAGCTACGTGAGATTGCGAAGCATAACCCCCATGTTAAGGAATACATTGATCTTTTGGACGCCCGTCAACGGGATGCGAAATGGGCGCGTGTACGTCATAAGGTTGATGACAAAGCCGGTGCAAAGGGGCGGCTTGGTGATATCCACAATCGGCCACCGGCGGATGGGAAGGTCAGAGATGTATCGATGGAGGAATTTGACCGGATGAGCACCCTTGAACAATACCGCCACCGCAGTTCGATCAAACCCTTGCGCAGCAAGGAAAATGTTGGACAAGGCAGCGGAATCACCTGGAAAGAGAAGCGCGACTAATCTGCGCCCCGGGCCATGATGGGGGTTCGGGCCAATTTGGGCTGTGCCCTGTTACGCTCTGCCGGGATTTTATCGCCAGGGATGCCGTCGTTCAAACACCAGCGTCCCAGTGCCAGGCGCAAGGTCGGTTTTTTGATATGTTGGGTCGGCTGGTGCACCGTGATTTTGCCAAGGCGGCGTAAAACAGGGGCAACTCTGTCAGAAGGATTCGGGGCTTATGAAAACGAACGTCAAAGCATTGGTTGTCGGCGGTGGTGCCGTAGGGACCTCGATTGCCTATCATCTGGCGGCGGCGGGCTGGGACGATGTCATGCTGCTTGAACGCGACGAGCTGACCTCGGGCTCGACATGGCATGCGGCGGGATTGCTGCCCTATTTCAACATGTCCTATGCCACGACACATATTCATGACTATTCGATCCGGTTTTACAAAACGCTGGAGGAAGAGACCGGATTGAACGCCGGTTTTGCCGTGGTGGGCAACCTGCGCATGGCGCAGACGGATGAACGCATGGATGAATACATGCTCTATGCCTCAACTGCGGAAACCTGTGGTGTGCCTTATGAATTCATGACCCCTGACGAGGTAAAAGCGAAATGGCCGCTGATCCGCACGGAGGATCTGAAAGGCGCACTGTATCATCAGACAGATGGCTATATTAACCCTGCGGATGTGACCATGGCGATGGCCAAAGGCGCGCGTCAGCGTGGTGTCGCAATCGAGCGCAAATGGCAGGCGGATGCGTTTCACTGGAACGGTACCCACTGGGAAGTCACGGTGACCAAGATGGTCGAAAAGGGTGGCAATCTGGTACCCTCGGATGAACAGCTGGTGATTACCGCCGAACATGTGGTGACCGCATCGGGCAACCATGCACAGCGCACCGCGAAAATGCTGGGGATCAAGATGCCCGCGATTCCGGTGGAACACCAGTTTATCGTGATGGATCAGGACCCCGATCTGGTGAAATGGCGCGGTGAGGGCAATGTCGAACACCCCGTCATCCGTGACGCGGATGCGCAATCCTATGTGCGCGAGGAACGCGGTGGCTGGATTCTGGGTGTCTATGAGAAAGACGCGCCAGCGCGGTTTGAATATGGGGTGCCTGACAGTTTCCGCGCTGATCTGTTCCAACTGGATCTTGAGCGGATTGAAGACCAATACGCCGCGATGATCCACCGGATTCCGTCTTGCGAGGACTCTGGCCTGAAGGATGATTTCAACGGCCCGATTTGTTACACGCCTGATGGCAACCCGCTGGTTGGTCCGGCACCGGGTTTGCGCAATATGTGGCTGGCCGAAGGGTTTTCATTCGGCATCACTGCGGCGGGTGGCACCGGTTATTACCTTGCGCAGCTGATGGTGAAAGGGGAGGCCGAGATCGACATGGCGTCCCTTGACCCCAAACGCTACGGCGATTGGATGACCACGGAATTTGCAGCCCGCAAAAACGAAGAATGCTACGAACACGTCTATATCCTGCACCACCCGGATGAGGAACGCCCCGCTTGCCGGCCCCTGCGTACCTCACCCGCCTATGACCGTCAGGCCGCACGTGGTGCACAGTTTGGTTGGGTCAACGGCTGGGAACGTCCGAACTATTTCGCGCCTGAGGGGTTCAACGACCACGATGCACGCTCCTTCCGCCGGGGCGGTTGGTGGCAGTACGCGGTGGACGAAGCCAAGGCAGTGCGCGAAGGTGTTGGCCTGATTGATGCGACCGCGTTCACCAAACATGTGGTTAAAGGACCCGGTGCCACGGCTTTCCTTGACTGGTTCACCTGTAACAAACTGCCGTCGGTTGGCCGCATCAACCTGACCTATGCGCTGACCGGTGCGGGCACCACACGCACGGAATATACCATCGTGCGGATTGCACAGGATGAATATTATCTTGTAAGCGCCGGGGCTTGGACGGCCTATGACAGTGATTACCTGCGCAAGGCGATTGAGGATAAGGCACCCGAATTTGGCTATATCGAATGCCATGATGTGACCACGCAATGGGGTGTCTTCGCCATCGCTGGTCCGAAATCGCGCGATGTGTTGAACGAGATCGTCAAGGACGGCGATCCCGAAACGGTATTATCCAACAAGCGGTTCCCCTGGCTGACCATGCGTAATATCGAGCTGGGCATGTGTCCGGTAAGGGCGATCCGCGTGGCCTATACCGGAGAGTTGGGTTGGGAGCTGCAT
This DNA window, taken from Sulfitobacter pacificus, encodes the following:
- a CDS encoding NADPH:quinone reductase; the protein is MRAIIYTKLGPAKDVLQSGTLDDTPPQDGEVRVALAFSGVNPSDVKSRNGRPGMTTPAFAQIIPHSDGSGVIEAVGPGVDPARIGQRVWIWNGQWQRPHGTAASHITLPAAMAVPLPEDVSLETGAILGIPGLTAALAVFGGSDIKGQTILIQGGAGTVGLLAVQLAKWGGARVITTCSPRDNARVKTAGADVILDYNAPDLAAQILAANEGALIPTVVEVEFGLNIALDADVIAPNGRLAAYGSAKNMEPTLPFLPLLFKAVTIDILLIYLLPLPEREIMIGKLHAALSAGALNCPVEQIYPLEETIAAHQAVEAGGRSGAILVKCDV
- a CDS encoding SH3 domain-containing protein; amino-acid sequence: MFRSMLTRAVLALLLTFPLVPSLASAGEVGAVTNLPLPRYVSMKAAEGNVRRGPSLSHRIDWVFKRRDMPLLITAEHGHWRRVEDRDGMGGWVHYSLLSGTRTVLVEQDMLQLHARPDPGAPVAAALELGVVARLGDCDLEWCELRSGGYKGWAPKSRVWGVGAREVRD
- a CDS encoding 2-hydroxyacid dehydrogenase, yielding MSKKRLSVVVTRRLPDAVETRLSELFDVTLREEDVAMTRAELTQALKTADVLVPTVTDDIDAAMIAQAGEQLKLIANYGAGVDHIDVATARQRGILVSNTPGVLTEDTADMTMALILGVTRRMSEGMAMMQKGEWSGWAPTALLGGRVSGRRLGILGMGRIGQAVAKRAAAFGMQVHYHNRRRLHESIENSLEATYWESLDQMVARMDVISVNCPHTPSTFHLMNARRLKLMKPEAVIVNTSRGEVIDENALTRMLRAGEIKGAGLDVYEHGTAVNPRLRELENVVLLPHMGSATLEGRLEMGEKVIINIKTFDDGHRPPDQVVPSML
- the ggt gene encoding gamma-glutamyltransferase; protein product: MWKVLSVLSVVLASAAGAQQAADAVEPESGGAGAFEGLPEAVAAALAAKQAGVPVVATDWMVAAANPHAVKAGADVLAAGGTAADALVAVQVVLGLVEPQSSGLGGGAFLVWYDAATGEVTTLDGRETAPLAVTPRLFQDEAGEPLKFFDAVVGGRSVGTPGTPALLAEVHQRWGTQDWATLLQPGIDMAEDGFTVSPRLAKLVAGDAERLASSAVTSAYFMPEGVAIAAGDTLTNAAYAETLRRFAAEGAGAFYGGQIGRDIVATVQGAPGNPGVLAEVDLAIYQVKERPAVCAPYRAHEVCGMGPPSSGAVAVGQILGALEGHDLSAGPQDLTVRRLMGDAARLAFADRGRYLADSDYVPVPVTGLLDPAYLAERAKLLDSEMALEEVSAEEPAWDHALRWADDESLELPSTSHISIVDKAGNVASMTTTIENGFGSRLMVGGFLLNNELTDFSFRSHKDGVPIANRIEPGKRPRSSMAPTIVMQDGKPVMAVGSPGGSRIIGYVAQTIVAVIDWGMDVQQAVSVPHAVNRFGAYDLEEATASVALSDGLMEMGYKVGARGLTSGLHVIAIGDGLQGGADPRREGIAFGQ
- a CDS encoding FAD-binding oxidoreductase is translated as MADGDAQMRNDDGIAAALGILKQQFGERFQTGEAMREQHGHTTTWIENQMPDGVVFAQSTAEVSQIVKICAAHHVPIIAFGTGTSLEGHVNAPLGGVSVDVSQMDKVLEVNTGDLDCRVQPGVTREALNTHLRDQGLFFPIDPGANASIGGMTATRASGTNAVRYGTMKDNVINVEAVMADGSIIRTARRAKKTSAGYDLTRLMVGSEGTLGIITEITLRLQGIPEAMSAARCSFPSVEAAAKTVMAVIQYGVPVARIELLDRVMVEAVNSYSKLDLPVSPMLLLEFHGSDAGVAEQAETFGMLAEEEGGTGYAATKTLEERNKLWQARHDAYWAMLAIRPGCDAVASDVCVPISRLAEALTQAEAKAAEMGLVAPTVSHAGDGNFHATVLVDMGDAAEVAKAKEFISWLNDMAIGMEGTCTGEHGIGQGKRPYLLRELGAETLAVMGMIKKALDPDNIMNPGKILPE
- a CDS encoding GcvT family protein, whose protein sequence is MKTNVKALVVGGGAVGTSIAYHLAAAGWDDVMLLERDELTSGSTWHAAGLLPYFNMSYATTHIHDYSIRFYKTLEEETGLNAGFAVVGNLRMAQTDERMDEYMLYASTAETCGVPYEFMTPDEVKAKWPLIRTEDLKGALYHQTDGYINPADVTMAMAKGARQRGVAIERKWQADAFHWNGTHWEVTVTKMVEKGGNLVPSDEQLVITAEHVVTASGNHAQRTAKMLGIKMPAIPVEHQFIVMDQDPDLVKWRGEGNVEHPVIRDADAQSYVREERGGWILGVYEKDAPARFEYGVPDSFRADLFQLDLERIEDQYAAMIHRIPSCEDSGLKDDFNGPICYTPDGNPLVGPAPGLRNMWLAEGFSFGITAAGGTGYYLAQLMVKGEAEIDMASLDPKRYGDWMTTEFAARKNEECYEHVYILHHPDEERPACRPLRTSPAYDRQAARGAQFGWVNGWERPNYFAPEGFNDHDARSFRRGGWWQYAVDEAKAVREGVGLIDATAFTKHVVKGPGATAFLDWFTCNKLPSVGRINLTYALTGAGTTRTEYTIVRIAQDEYYLVSAGAWTAYDSDYLRKAIEDKAPEFGYIECHDVTTQWGVFAIAGPKSRDVLNEIVKDGDPETVLSNKRFPWLTMRNIELGMCPVRAIRVAYTGELGWELHHPIEMQNYLFDQLEKAGEKHGMKLVGARAQNWLRQEKSYRAFGTELGRDATPLEADLPRFVDLSKEFHGKAAMEAHGINAKCVTLLIDGPEDADPWGREVLYVEGERTGRLTSGGYSVAFEKSIGMGYVKPEHAIVGTKLKVKMFDQLWDAEIVEDSPYDPKNTTIRIDG